Proteins encoded together in one Impatiens glandulifera chromosome 1, dImpGla2.1, whole genome shotgun sequence window:
- the LOC124920355 gene encoding kinesin-like protein KIN-14S, which yields MEENSDLEEYTMTEQVSPTQDQTLPLLSKVEVLKSKIKNLSSEHAQLYNQVKGFVTESFPGPELFGALNYLGTQYDVLEKKHVEECELLKKKYLEESLERKRLYNEVIELKGNIRVFCRCRPLNEGEIKNGCTSVVDHESLGENELQIICSDSSKKQFKFDHVFRPEDDQEAVYAQTSPIVTSVLDGYNVCIFAYGQTGTGKTFTMEGIPGNRGVNYRTLENLFRISNERRGVMRYELYVSMLEVYNEKIRDLLEENSNQPSKRLDIKQSSDGTQEVPGLVEARVHSIDEIWELLKTGSRARSVGSTNANELSSRSHCLLRLTVKGESLINGQQTKSHLWLVDLAGSERVGKIEVEGERLKESQFINKSLSALGDVIFALASKTAHVPYRNSKLTHMLQSSLGGDCKTLMFVQMSPSSSDLGETLCSLNFASRVRGIEQGPARKHADVSDLHKYKQLAEKAKHDEKEMKKLQDSIQSLQLRLSVREQMCKTFQEKARFMENQLEEERKMRLKQESRSLAAPSKAERKPPLAPPLKQRQPLRRVTNIIPTRLPVSPHPSAKPSYSMVRRHPMSSSVDKENKSEISTTRTIQARRSSFIPQKTNSAALLLPRRTESLSGSDSNSIITPVLPVVSRVRTGRQSFVWDRERLWRTSIVPPPSPMLQQVKGSSPAVMGAIKRKSLVWSPLRTKVMRNERRNSYFK from the exons ATGGAAGAAAACAGCGATTTGGAGGAATATACGATGACAGAACAAGTTTCCCCAACCCAAGATCAAACTCTTCCACTACTATCGAAAGTTGAAGTATTGAAGAGCAAGATTAAG AATTTGAGCAGTGAGCATGCGCAACTGTACAATCAAGTGAAAGGGTTTGTCACTGAATCATTTCCTGGTCCTGAATTGTTTGGCGCACTTAATTATCTAG GTACACAGTACGATGTTTTGGAAAAGAAACATGTTGAAGAATGTGAACTTTTAAAGAAGAAGTATCTTGAAGAGTCTTTAGAGAGGAAGCGGCTCTATAATGAAGTGATCGAGCTTAAAGGGAATATTAGAGTGTTTTGCAGATGCCGACCGTTAAATGAGggtgaaataaaaaatggttgCACTTCTGTAGTGGATCATGAATCCTTGGGGGAGAATGAGCTTCAGATTATTTGCTCTGATTCTTCCAAAAAGCAGTTCAAATTTGATCATGTATTCAGGCCTGAGGATGACCAAG AGGCTGTTTATGCTCAAACTTCCCCAATAGTTACATCTGTACTAGATGGGTATAATGTCTGTATTTTTGCATATGGACAAACTGGCACTGGTAAAACATTTACAATGGAAGGAATTCCAGGAAATAGAGGTGTTAACTACCGAACCTTGGAGAATTTATTCAGGATTTCTAATGAAAGGCGTGGAGTGATGAGATATGAATTGTATGTAAGCATGTTGGAAGTGTACAATGAGAAGATAAGAGACCTACTTGAAGAGAACTCCAATCAACCTTCTAAAAG ATTGGATATAAAGCAGTCATCGGATGGAACACAAGAAGTTCCTGGACTAGTAGAAGCTCGTGTTCATAGTATTGATGAAATCTGGGAGCTGCTTAAGACAGGAAGTCGAGCCAGATCCGTTGGATCTACTAATGCTAACGAGCTTAGCAGCCGTTCTCACTG CCTGTTGAGATTGACGGTTAAGGGGGAGAGTTTGATAAATGGTCAACAGACAAAGAGCCACCTTTGGCTTGTAGATTTGGCTGGAAGTGAAAGGGTGGGGAAGATCGAAGTGGAAGGAGAAAGGCTGAAGGAGTCtcaatttataaacaaatcCCTCTCAGCACTTGGTGATGTCATCTTTGCTCTAGCATCCAAAACAGCCCATGTTCCTTACAG GAACTCAAAACTTACACATATGCTACAGAGCTCCCTTG GTGGAGATTGCAAGACTCTAATGTTTGTTCAGATGAGTCCAAGTTCATCTGATTTGGGAGAAACTCTCTGCTCTTTGAACTTTGCAAGCCGTGTACGTGGAATCGAGCAAGGCCCTGCTCGAAAACATGCTGACGTTTCTGATCTTCACAAGTATAAGCAACTG GCAGAGAAAGCTAAACATGACGaaaaggaaatgaagaaattgcaGGATAGCATCCAGTCATTGCAACTTAGGCTCTCTGTTAGAGAACAGATGTGCAAAACTTTTCAAGAAAAG GCTCGATTCATGGAGAACCAGTtggaagaagagagaaaaatgagaTTAAAACAAGAATCAAGATCCTTGGCAGCACCATCAAAGGCGGAGAGGAAACCGCCACTTGCTCCTCCCTTGAAACAAAGGCAGCCTTTAAGAAGGGTAACGAACATCATTCCAACTCGACTGCCAGTATCTCCTCATCCATCGGCTAAACCATCATATTCCATGGTCCGTCGTCATCCCATGTCTTCATCTGTCGACAAAGAAAATAAGTCGGAAATTTCCACGACTAGAACCATTCAAGCGAGACGAAGTTCATTCATCCCACAGAAAACAAATTCTGCTGCGCTTCTTCTACCGAGAAGGACAGAATCATTGTCGGGCTCGGACTCGAACTCGATAATTACACCAGTTCTCCCTGTGGTTTCGAGGGTTAGAACTGGACGACAGTCGTTTGTATGGGACCGGGAGAGGTTGTGGCGAACTTCAATAGTTCCTCCTCCTTCTCCGATGTTGCAGCAAGTAAAGGGGAGTTCTCCTGCTGTTATGGGTGCAATTAAGAGGAAGAGTTTGGTTTGGAGTCCACTTAGGACGAAAGTCATGAGAAATGAGAGAAGGAATTCTTACTTTAAGTAG